CGGAAAATCATGCGGATATTTGTAGCCCTTGCCCCTGCCGAGACGGCCCGCTCCTTTGTATTGAGCGTCCTTCAGATGGTCCGGTACCGGCATGAGCTGCCCTTCTTCAATGTCCCTCATCGCCTCTTTGATGCCGAGGTACGACGCGTTGCTCTTCGGCGCGGAGGCAACATACACAGCCGCCTGCGCGAGCGGCAGCGCGCCCTCAGGCATGCCGATGCGCTCGACTGCCTGGTATGCGGAAACGGCCACAAAGAGCGCGCGCGGATCCGCGTTCCCGACGTCCTCGCTCGCGGCGATCACGATCCTGCGCGCGATGAACAACGGGTCCTCGCCGGCATGGATCATCTTTGCCATCCAATAGAGCGTCGCATCAGGATCGCTCCCGCGCATGCTTTTAATGAATGCGGAGATCGTGTCGTAATGCTCGTCTTCATCGTAGACCAGCGCCTTCTTCTGAATGGACTCCTCTGCCGTATGAAGATCATAGAGGATGGCGCCGTCAGGACCCGGGACGGTCGAGAGGACGCCGAGTTCAAGGGCATTCAGCGCACGCCGCGCATCGCCGTTGGATTGAGCAATTATGAGGCCGAGGGCATCCGGCGTCAGGGTCACGGCCAGATTCCCGAATCCCCGGTCTTTATCGGCAAGCGCTCGAAGGATGAGCGACTTAAGGTCTTCATGGCTGAGCGGTTTGAACTCAACGATCTGCGAGCGTGAGGAAAGCGCTGGAATAATGGCAAAGAAGGGATTCTGCGTCGAGGCGCCGATAAGCGTTATATTCCCCCGCTCTACATCGGGCAGGAGCGCATCCTGCTGTACCCGTGTAAAGCGGTGGATCTCATCGATAAACAGGAGGGTCCTTGCGTCGCTGTGCGCTCGTTCCTGCATCGCCTCATGCGTCACCTTCCGGATATCGGCTACTCCGGCGGTAACAGCATTGAGCGAGACAAAGTGTGCGCTGCTTCGCTCCGCGATCAGGTGCGCAAGCGCGGTCTTACCCACGCCCGGCGGGCCATACAGAATGAGCGACATGAACCGATCCGTCTCGATGGCCCTGCGAAGGAGCTTACCCGTACCCAGAATATGCTCCTGGCCCGCGAATTCCGACAGGTTACGGGGACGCATTCTCCACGCCAGGGGCGGAAGAGAGGGCTCGACAGACAGTGACTCAGCCTGCGAATGTTTATTGAGATTTTTAAGACCCAACGTTCTTAACTGCGGAAGGGCTCAGACGGGACCTGTAATAGTGAGGGGGCCGGATTGAACCAGATCAGGATAACAGAGGACCGGGGGTTTGAAAGGATACCCGGAAAGCTGCTGATTTTCCAGGAGATTGCGCAAAACAGATCTGGTGAACAGTCTTGGCGCGCACTATCTCCGGAACGTGTGGCCCCGGTGTTTCCTCTCGGTGGATATATGTATGCATGAAAATCCCCATAGTCTCGTTATGTTACCGTGCTGGTAAAAATCAATCTGGTCGCGGAACTGAGAAACACTCTTTTTTGAAGGTTCGTGTCGTCCAAATGCCTCAGTGAACCGCTGTTTCTTGAACACTATCACAAGCGCCGGAG
This genomic stretch from Nitrospirota bacterium harbors:
- a CDS encoding replication-associated recombination protein A translates to MRPRNLSEFAGQEHILGTGKLLRRAIETDRFMSLILYGPPGVGKTALAHLIAERSSAHFVSLNAVTAGVADIRKVTHEAMQERAHSDARTLLFIDEIHRFTRVQQDALLPDVERGNITLIGASTQNPFFAIIPALSSRSQIVEFKPLSHEDLKSLILRALADKDRGFGNLAVTLTPDALGLIIAQSNGDARRALNALELGVLSTVPGPDGAILYDLHTAEESIQKKALVYDEDEHYDTISAFIKSMRGSDPDATLYWMAKMIHAGEDPLFIARRIVIAASEDVGNADPRALFVAVSAYQAVERIGMPEGALPLAQAAVYVASAPKSNASYLGIKEAMRDIEEGQLMPVPDHLKDAQYKGAGRLGRGKGYKYPHDFPGHYTAQDYLPQKREYYRPSEQGEEKRIKERLAGLRKRSMEEKEHD